A stretch of Pogona vitticeps strain Pit_001003342236 chromosome 5, PviZW2.1, whole genome shotgun sequence DNA encodes these proteins:
- the GTSE1 gene encoding G2 and S phase-expressed protein 1: MEEGKIILQSECKMMEANSKERINNDVPLLTDEKFDFDLSLSPTSENEDEVFVGPIGHKEKCVAVFVESQERIEDKNSPHSVDELTWSPLAGEKFIEIFKEAHLVALQLQSGSKAKRNKTGNLEEQKTEAVEKFVQESKSKLKILEKGIVVDKTPKAIKRETYCVSEIPVGQLPSLLQKHSRHPVKIMDSCQSPQVLQNTSSPGKLGKLSEVSAVRLAQGKSDKSNKRTSTFQSVKGSSGFGNNSNLAVGQLKQGRLSSSSSRNNLNSLGSSEDLLSDKSSVTSDGGDTSFCSSSSVQEKRTLPTPSKIGIKTRQLKPPSNVHMRKNTSSSSSSSVSSMNSSFNSSLSISPKRGKVPTTVASKASANSSRLSSSASKISAIRSMKGSLVQMSHANSSGKPQETTSATEGNPVSGPKYKAVVMCEASSTGTRKEGSNPSQKLIQKSSLANIRAYSSPKLKTKAVPPVSKEDISSENVAARVLQPFRTFSCGNVGSNAVVTPPVKRSEDGPALNSCSAVKSAVRNSSSNIRHSALPTPVGRRVSGIPTFTPKTVPRLMSSPNPVPLRQISSVSSKKTLTHSSKWAKESKTRVTSSSSSMEDLSPPQVAPIALCFSPENSSVEMEEKLTEKERPAKESLLIDIGLDNTPVSIDKTPIVIQECENKPLIDLFNTPEIIKAPSLKPSVQLIDLSSPLIQLGPEENKENLDSPLLKF; encoded by the exons ATGGAAGAAGGGAAAATAATTCTGCAATCAGAATGTAAAATGATGGAAGCTAATTCCAAGGAGCGTATAAATAATG ATGTTCCCCTCCTAACTGATGAAAAATTTGACTTTGACCTTTCACTGTCTCCTACAAG TGAAAATGAGGATGAAGTTTTTGTGGGACCAATAGGTCATAAAGAAAAATGTGTGGCTGTGTTTGTTGAGTCCCAGGAACGGATTGAAGATAAAAATTCCCCACACTCTGTGGATGAGCTAACATGGAGTCCACTTGCTGGAGAAAAATTTATAGAAATTTTTAAAGAAGCTCACCTGGTCGCTCTTCAGCTACAAAGTGggagcaaagcaaaaagaaataaaactgggAATCTGGAAGAACAGAAGACAGAGGCTGTAGAAAAATTTGTGCAAGAATCAAAGTCAAAACTGAAAATCCTTGAGAAAGGTATAGTCGTGGATAAAACCCCAAAGGCAATTAAGAGAGAGACTTACTGTGTGTCGGAAATCCCTGTTGgtcagctgccatctttgctgcAGAAACATTCAAGGCATCCTGTCAAAATAATGGACAGCTGTCAGTCTCCACAAGTGCTGCAAAATACTTCCAGTCCTGGTAAACTGGGTAAATTATCTGAAGTGTCTGCTGTGCGTTTAGCTCAGGGAAAGAGTGACAAAAGCAATAAAAGGACAAGCACATTTCAGAGTGTAAAAGGTTCATCTGGATTTGGAAATAACAGTAACTTAGCAGTGGGAcag CTGAAACAAGGGAGACTATCTAGCTCTTCCAGTAGAAATAATTTGAACAGTCTGGGGTCATCTGAAGACTTGCTCTCGGACAAATCAAGTGTTACATCAGATGGTGGTGATACATCATTCTGCAGCAGTTCATCTGTGCAAGAAAAGCGAACTCTTCCTACTCCCAGCAAG ATAGGCATAAAGACGAGACAGCTAAAACCTCCTAGTAATGTTCATATGCGAAAGAACACATCGTCTTCGTCATCGTCCTCTGTTTCCAGCATGAACTCAAGTTTTAATTCAAGTCTATCCATTTCtccaaaaagaggaaaag TTCCAACCACTGTTGCATCAAAAGCTTCTGCAAACTCCTCACGACTCTCTTCTTCTGCAAGCAAGATTTCTGCCATTAGATCTATGAAAGGATCTTTGGTGCAAATGTCCCATGCCAATTCTTCTGGCAAGCCACAAGAAACTACAAGTGCTACAGAAGGAAATCCTGTCTCTGGACCCAAATATAAAGCTGTGGTAATGTGTGAGGCTTCCAGCACCGGAACCCGGAAAGAGGGTTCAAATCCTAGTCAGAAACTCATACAGAAAAGTTCATTGGCAAATATAAGAGCATATTCAAGCCCTAAACTCAAAACTAAAGCAGTGCCTCCAGTGTCAAAAGAAG ATATATCTTCAGAAAATGTAGCTGCCAGAGTATTGCAACCATTCAGAACATTTTCCTGTGGCAATGTTGGAAG CAACGCTGTAGTTACCCCACCTGTCAAAAGGTCAGAAGATGGCCCAGCATTAAATTCCTGTTCTGCTGTCAAGTCTGCTGTACGGAATTCTTCCAGTAATATAAGGCATTCTGCATTGCCTACACCTGTTGGTCGACGTGTATCTGGAATTCCAACATTTACCCCGAAAACTGTTCCCAGATTAATGTCTTCTCCAAATCCTGTGCCCCTTCGTCAAATCTCAAGTGTGTCTTCCAAAAAGACTCTTACACACAG TTCTAAATGGGCAAAGGAGAGCAAGACAAGAGTGACCTCAAGCTCATCTTCAATGGAAGATTTATCGCCACCACAAGTTGCACCTATTGCGCTTTGTTTTTCACCAGAGAATTCTTCtgtagaaatggaagaaaaattgaCTGAAAAAGAGAGGCCAGCTAAAGAG AGCCTACTAATAGACATTGGATTGGATAACACCCCAGTTTCAATAGATAAAACACCTATTGT